Proteins co-encoded in one Novosphingobium sp. PP1Y genomic window:
- a CDS encoding HU family DNA-binding protein has product MNNAELAELVATANDLTKADARKIVDSVFVSIGEAAARGEEVALNAFGKFKVKHTPAREGRNPANGETIMIAASRKLTFSAAKAVKDKLNG; this is encoded by the coding sequence ATGAACAATGCCGAACTCGCCGAACTGGTCGCCACCGCCAACGATCTTACCAAGGCGGATGCCCGCAAGATCGTCGATTCCGTGTTTGTCTCGATCGGCGAAGCCGCGGCGCGTGGTGAAGAGGTCGCTTTGAATGCGTTCGGGAAGTTCAAGGTGAAGCATACTCCGGCACGCGAAGGCCGTAACCCGGCCAATGGCGAGACAATAATGATCGCGGCCTCCAGGAAGCTGACCTTCTCGGCAGCGAAGGCGGTGAAGGACAAACTTAACGGATGA
- a CDS encoding excisionase, translating into MTAETGVVHARYVRIKKFAELTGYTEKAIYHKIENGTWLQGRHYRRAPDGHICIDMEGFYRWVEGAAGPV; encoded by the coding sequence ATGACCGCAGAGACTGGCGTCGTTCATGCCCGCTATGTTCGCATCAAGAAGTTCGCGGAATTGACCGGCTACACGGAGAAGGCGATCTACCACAAGATCGAGAACGGCACCTGGCTTCAGGGCCGTCACTATCGCCGTGCGCCCGACGGCCATATCTGCATAGACATGGAAGGATTCTACCGATGGGTAGAAGGGGCCGCGGGTCCGGTGTAG
- a CDS encoding site-specific integrase, which translates to MGRRGRGSGVEPLKSCIRVTFVWLGRRCRETLDLQPTPANIKAAERLMAKVFQEIELGVFDYETTFPKSAQTAGVRGFTTIAREWLETVTAEKSTMQGYTAAIEKIWGPAFGERQLASIKPSEIKREIAKLAKRVSGKTVNNNLIPLRAIFATAVDDGIIDRSPLERIRNLSHQAPMPDPFDREEMERILVYLRDYFDQQVWNWYEFAFGTGMRPSEQIVVQWSDIDWKRRTIRVQRARVRHVLKSTKTRSARDVDLTSRMIAVLQRQKVHSFMRGADTPVFINPVTNTPWPDVQDQRKLYFHPALRALGIRSRDAYQTRHTYATTALMAGVNPAYISRQLGHRSAAMLFKHYSKWIDGADGGREAAKLEVLYSSDEGGSARAEQA; encoded by the coding sequence ATGGGTAGAAGGGGCCGCGGGTCCGGTGTAGAGCCGTTGAAATCCTGCATACGCGTTACATTCGTCTGGCTTGGCAGGCGCTGCCGGGAAACGCTCGACCTTCAGCCTACGCCCGCCAACATCAAGGCCGCAGAGCGGTTGATGGCGAAGGTGTTCCAGGAGATCGAACTCGGGGTCTTCGACTACGAAACCACATTCCCGAAATCTGCTCAGACGGCCGGGGTGCGGGGGTTCACGACCATTGCCAGGGAGTGGCTCGAAACCGTGACGGCGGAAAAATCGACCATGCAAGGCTACACGGCGGCAATCGAGAAGATTTGGGGGCCGGCATTCGGCGAGCGCCAGTTGGCCAGCATCAAGCCCAGCGAGATCAAGCGAGAAATCGCCAAGCTGGCCAAGCGTGTCAGCGGAAAGACCGTCAACAACAACCTTATTCCTTTGCGCGCCATTTTTGCCACTGCGGTCGACGATGGGATTATCGACCGATCTCCCCTCGAGCGGATTCGTAACCTCAGCCATCAGGCGCCGATGCCCGATCCATTCGACCGCGAGGAGATGGAGCGGATCCTTGTCTACCTACGCGACTACTTCGACCAGCAAGTCTGGAACTGGTACGAATTCGCCTTCGGAACGGGTATGCGACCGAGTGAACAGATAGTCGTCCAGTGGAGCGACATCGACTGGAAACGCCGGACCATCCGCGTTCAGCGAGCCCGCGTACGTCACGTCCTCAAGTCGACCAAGACCCGAAGCGCTCGAGATGTCGATCTCACCAGCCGTATGATCGCCGTGCTCCAACGGCAGAAAGTACACAGCTTCATGCGGGGTGCGGATACACCGGTCTTCATCAATCCGGTGACGAACACGCCGTGGCCGGACGTACAGGATCAGCGCAAACTTTATTTTCATCCCGCCCTGCGGGCATTGGGCATCCGGAGCCGCGATGCCTATCAGACGCGTCATACTTACGCGACGACGGCGCTCATGGCGGGCGTGAACCCTGCCTACATCTCACGGCAATTAGGTCATCGCAGCGCGGCCATGCTGTTCAAGCATTATTCGAAGTGGATCGACGGTGCTGACGGCGGGCGAGAAGCAGCGAAACTCGAGGTTCTCTACAGCAGCGATGAAGGTGGCTCGGCAAGGGCCGAACAGGCGTAA
- the recJ gene encoding single-stranded-DNA-specific exonuclease RecJ — MASRSASLFGIDKSLTGKAWRWRGGNMDLSDGPGGLENDIVTQLLLSRGVPREELDRHRTPSLRAFLPDPSEFRDMDAAAERLAQAIMTGEAVTVYGDYDVDGATSAALLILLMRSLGHDARYYIPDRLLEGYGPSGEALVRIAGEGSSLIVTVDCGAMAHEALEMAHGAGVDVIVVDHHKCSPELPRAAALVNPNRLDESAIGADHGHLAAVGVAFLLAVATVRTLRRQGFFAERREPDLFALLDLVALGTVADVAALHGLNRALVAQGLKVMARRDNIGMSALIDASRLNRAPTCSDLGFALGPRINAGGRVGESTLGVRLLTTTDPDEARDIAAQLSRLNDERRAIEQVVQEAAEAQIDRQHNRAVLVLAGAGWHPGVIGIVAGRIKEKTGKPTLVIALDADEAGNGKGSGRSITGVDLGAAIIAAREAGLLVAGGGHAMAAGLTIAPDKLEALSEWLDSRLATDVAHASANQAMLLDLALAPGGLTPTLVETLESAGPYGMGWPGPRVAVGPVRIVKADIVGADHVRLIVGGTDGGRFKAMAFRSAETEMGQALLHASQGRRLWLAGRAKIDDWGSRPQAELHIDDAAFAD, encoded by the coding sequence ATGGCTTCTCGATCTGCTTCACTCTTCGGCATCGACAAATCCCTCACCGGCAAGGCCTGGCGCTGGCGCGGCGGCAACATGGACCTCTCGGACGGCCCGGGCGGGCTGGAAAACGACATCGTCACCCAGCTCCTGCTTTCGCGCGGCGTCCCGCGTGAGGAGCTGGACCGCCATCGCACCCCCTCGCTGCGGGCTTTCCTGCCCGATCCGTCCGAATTCCGCGACATGGACGCCGCCGCCGAAAGGCTGGCACAGGCGATCATGACCGGCGAGGCCGTGACGGTCTATGGCGACTACGACGTCGACGGAGCGACGAGCGCAGCCCTGCTGATCCTGCTGATGCGCTCACTGGGGCACGATGCCCGCTACTACATTCCCGACCGCCTGCTTGAAGGCTACGGCCCATCGGGAGAGGCGCTCGTACGCATTGCCGGAGAAGGCTCCAGTCTGATCGTCACCGTCGACTGCGGCGCGATGGCGCATGAAGCGCTGGAAATGGCCCACGGCGCGGGTGTCGACGTGATCGTCGTCGACCATCACAAGTGCTCGCCGGAACTGCCGCGCGCCGCTGCGCTGGTCAATCCGAACCGTCTCGACGAAAGCGCCATCGGCGCCGATCACGGCCATCTTGCCGCCGTCGGTGTCGCCTTCCTGCTTGCCGTCGCCACTGTGCGCACCTTGCGCCGTCAGGGCTTCTTCGCCGAGCGCCGCGAACCAGACCTTTTCGCACTTCTCGACCTCGTGGCACTGGGCACCGTGGCCGATGTCGCCGCGCTCCACGGCCTCAACCGCGCCCTCGTCGCCCAAGGCCTGAAGGTCATGGCCCGGCGCGACAACATCGGCATGTCGGCGCTTATCGACGCAAGCCGTCTCAACCGCGCGCCAACGTGCAGCGACCTGGGCTTTGCCCTCGGCCCGCGCATCAATGCCGGGGGCCGCGTGGGCGAATCGACGCTGGGCGTTCGCCTGCTGACCACCACCGATCCCGACGAAGCGCGCGACATCGCTGCCCAGCTCTCACGCCTCAACGACGAGAGGCGCGCGATCGAGCAGGTGGTTCAGGAAGCGGCCGAAGCGCAGATCGATCGCCAGCACAACCGCGCGGTGCTCGTACTCGCCGGAGCCGGGTGGCACCCGGGGGTCATCGGCATCGTGGCCGGGCGGATCAAGGAAAAGACCGGCAAGCCGACGCTCGTCATCGCGCTCGACGCGGACGAAGCGGGCAACGGCAAGGGATCGGGACGCTCGATTACCGGGGTCGACCTTGGCGCCGCGATCATTGCCGCGCGCGAGGCAGGCCTGCTCGTGGCGGGCGGCGGACATGCCATGGCGGCGGGGCTGACTATCGCGCCCGACAAGCTCGAAGCCTTGTCCGAATGGCTCGATTCGCGTCTCGCCACCGATGTGGCCCATGCCAGCGCGAACCAGGCGATGTTGCTCGACCTCGCACTCGCACCGGGCGGATTGACTCCTACGCTGGTCGAAACGCTGGAAAGCGCCGGTCCCTACGGCATGGGCTGGCCGGGGCCGCGCGTCGCAGTCGGCCCGGTGCGGATCGTCAAGGCCGACATCGTGGGCGCAGACCACGTCCGGCTGATCGTCGGCGGAACGGATGGGGGCCGTTTCAAGGCCATGGCCTTCCGTTCGGCCGAAACCGAGATGGGCCAGGCCCTCCTCCATGCCTCGCAGGGGCGCCGCCTCTGGCTTGCCGGACGAGCGAAGATCGACGACTGGGGCAGCCGCCCCCAAGCCGAATTGCATATCGACGATGCCGCATTTGCGGACTGA
- a CDS encoding flavodoxin family protein yields the protein MSEAVLAVIWHSRTGASRAMAAQVAEGAGSRARLIAAADVVPEDLLVAGAYVFVCPENLATMSGMMKEMFDRCYYPVLGRIEGRAYATVIAAGSDGAGAQAQIDRIARGWRLKRVAEPMIVNLQAQTPQEILAQKTVPSRRLEECRELGVLMGEGLSIGIF from the coding sequence GTGAGCGAGGCAGTTCTCGCCGTCATCTGGCATTCGCGGACGGGCGCCTCGCGGGCGATGGCGGCGCAAGTGGCCGAGGGGGCCGGAAGCCGCGCGCGGCTGATTGCAGCGGCGGATGTCGTGCCAGAGGATCTGCTGGTCGCAGGTGCCTATGTCTTCGTCTGTCCGGAAAATCTCGCGACGATGTCCGGCATGATGAAGGAGATGTTCGACCGCTGTTATTATCCGGTGCTCGGCCGCATCGAGGGCAGGGCCTATGCCACTGTCATTGCGGCGGGATCGGATGGGGCGGGCGCACAGGCGCAGATCGATCGCATAGCCAGGGGCTGGCGGCTCAAGCGGGTGGCCGAACCGATGATCGTCAATCTGCAGGCGCAGACGCCGCAGGAAATTCTCGCCCAAAAGACGGTCCCGAGCAGGCGTCTGGAGGAATGCCGAGAACTGGGCGTGTTGATGGGCGAAGGGCTTTCGATAGGCATTTTCTGA
- a CDS encoding nitronate monooxygenase family protein: MALPALFENLRLPVIGSPMFIVSNPDLVIAQVRSGIVGSFPALNARPASQLDEWLHRISEETADCGVPFAVNLIVHRSNNRLDEDLAMCAKWKVPLVITSLGAREDVNAAVHDWGGLVFHDIIDNRFARKAVEKGADGLIAVAAGAGGHAGAQSPFALMQEIREWFEGPLALSGAIACGRSILAAQALGADFAYIGSPWIATPEANAVAGYKQSIVDSHAADIVNSSLFTGVHGNYLRPSIEAAGMDPDNLPEGDKSQMDFGSGGKMEAKAWKDIWGAGQGIGAIKAIEPVADRVAKLHAEYEAAKADLLARTGQT, translated from the coding sequence ATGGCCCTTCCCGCGCTCTTCGAGAATCTGCGCCTCCCCGTCATCGGCTCGCCGATGTTCATCGTCTCCAATCCGGACCTCGTCATCGCGCAAGTGCGCTCGGGCATTGTCGGCAGCTTTCCGGCCCTCAACGCGCGTCCCGCCAGCCAGCTCGACGAATGGCTGCACCGGATCAGCGAGGAAACCGCCGATTGCGGCGTCCCCTTCGCCGTCAACCTCATCGTCCACCGTTCCAACAACCGGTTGGATGAGGACCTCGCGATGTGCGCGAAATGGAAGGTCCCGCTTGTCATCACCTCGCTGGGCGCACGCGAAGACGTCAACGCCGCGGTTCACGACTGGGGTGGCCTCGTCTTTCATGACATCATAGACAACCGCTTCGCGCGCAAGGCAGTCGAGAAGGGGGCCGACGGCCTGATCGCGGTCGCAGCCGGAGCCGGCGGTCATGCCGGGGCGCAATCGCCTTTCGCGCTGATGCAGGAAATCCGTGAGTGGTTCGAAGGTCCGCTCGCGCTCTCGGGTGCCATCGCATGCGGTCGCTCGATCCTCGCCGCGCAAGCTCTGGGGGCCGACTTCGCCTATATCGGCAGCCCTTGGATCGCGACGCCGGAAGCCAACGCGGTCGCAGGCTACAAACAGTCGATCGTCGACAGTCACGCCGCCGACATCGTCAATTCCAGCCTCTTCACCGGTGTTCACGGCAATTACCTGCGCCCTTCGATCGAAGCCGCCGGCATGGATCCAGACAATCTTCCCGAGGGCGACAAGAGCCAGATGGATTTCGGATCGGGCGGAAAGATGGAAGCCAAGGCCTGGAAGGACATCTGGGGCGCAGGGCAAGGCATCGGCGCGATCAAGGCAATCGAACCGGTTGCCGACCGTGTCGCCAAGCTTCACGCCGAGTATGAGGCAGCAAAGGCCGATCTGCTGGCCCGCACCGGGCAGACCTGA
- the leuA gene encoding 2-isopropylmalate synthase: protein MTMLKDPSVKYRPFPQIQLQERRWPSQVITKAPRWLSTDLRDGNQALIDPMSSEKKTRFFDLLIKVGLKEIEVGFPSSGATDYDFIRGLVDTGRIPEDVLVQVLTQSRQDLIEKSFESLAGVHAAIVHLYNAVSPLWRQVVFGMDQSEVRQIAVNGAKVMRDQAAKYPQTRWHFEYSPETFSTAELDFSIECCEAVMEVLQPTPEHPIILNLPATVEAATPNIYADQIEYFCRNLPNRESAVISLHTHNDRGTGVAAAELGLMAGADRVEGCLFGNGERTGNCCLVTVALNMYTQGVDPGLDFSDIDEVIQTVEYCNQLKVPERHPYGGELVFTAFSGSHQDAIKKGFAAREKRNDETWAVPYLPIDPADLGRNYEAVIRVNSQSGKGGFAWVIEQDQGLKLPKRMQAHFSGHVQDLADELGRELQAGDIWEVFRKVYRIDEPQHFQLIDWDEKRASDGTRVFAGKIGVDGKEQTVSGRGNGLISSVTATLAESFGVTLEVRDYAEHSMGSSSDARAAAYVECMTSDGRTIWGVGIDEDVATASVRAMLSAANAASNGA from the coding sequence ATGACTATGTTGAAAGACCCTTCGGTCAAATATCGCCCTTTCCCGCAGATCCAGCTGCAGGAGCGCCGGTGGCCCTCGCAGGTCATCACGAAGGCGCCGCGCTGGCTCTCCACCGACCTGCGTGACGGCAACCAGGCGCTGATCGATCCGATGAGCTCGGAAAAGAAGACCCGCTTCTTCGACCTGCTCATCAAGGTTGGCCTGAAAGAGATTGAAGTCGGCTTCCCCAGCTCGGGCGCGACCGACTATGACTTCATCCGTGGTCTGGTCGACACCGGACGTATCCCCGAGGACGTACTGGTGCAGGTGCTGACCCAATCGCGGCAGGACCTGATCGAAAAGTCGTTCGAAAGCCTGGCCGGCGTTCATGCCGCCATCGTCCACCTCTACAACGCCGTCTCGCCGCTGTGGCGTCAGGTCGTCTTCGGCATGGACCAGTCCGAAGTCCGCCAGATTGCAGTTAACGGCGCGAAGGTCATGCGCGATCAGGCCGCAAAGTACCCGCAGACCAGGTGGCACTTCGAGTACTCGCCCGAGACGTTCTCAACCGCCGAGCTCGATTTCTCGATCGAGTGCTGCGAAGCGGTGATGGAAGTGCTCCAGCCCACGCCGGAACATCCGATCATCCTCAACCTGCCGGCGACGGTCGAGGCAGCGACGCCGAACATCTACGCCGACCAGATCGAGTACTTCTGCCGCAACCTGCCCAACCGCGAAAGCGCGGTGATCAGCCTGCATACCCACAACGACCGGGGCACAGGCGTGGCTGCAGCGGAGCTGGGACTGATGGCCGGCGCCGACCGTGTAGAGGGTTGCCTGTTCGGCAACGGTGAGCGCACCGGCAACTGCTGCCTGGTGACAGTCGCTCTCAACATGTATACGCAAGGCGTTGATCCCGGGCTGGATTTCTCGGACATCGACGAAGTCATCCAGACCGTCGAGTACTGCAACCAGCTCAAGGTGCCCGAGCGCCATCCCTATGGCGGGGAATTGGTCTTCACCGCTTTCTCCGGCTCGCACCAGGACGCGATCAAGAAAGGCTTCGCCGCGCGCGAGAAGCGCAATGACGAGACCTGGGCGGTGCCCTACCTGCCGATCGACCCGGCGGACCTGGGTCGCAACTACGAGGCGGTCATCCGCGTCAACTCGCAGTCGGGCAAGGGCGGCTTTGCCTGGGTGATCGAGCAGGACCAGGGCCTCAAGCTGCCCAAGCGCATGCAGGCGCATTTCTCCGGCCATGTGCAGGACCTGGCCGACGAGCTGGGCCGCGAACTGCAGGCCGGCGATATCTGGGAAGTCTTCCGCAAGGTCTATCGCATCGATGAGCCGCAGCACTTCCAGTTGATCGACTGGGACGAAAAGCGCGCCTCGGACGGCACCCGCGTCTTCGCCGGCAAGATCGGTGTAGACGGCAAGGAACAGACCGTCTCGGGCCGCGGCAATGGCCTGATCTCCTCGGTCACGGCGACTCTGGCCGAGAGCTTTGGCGTAACCCTCGAAGTGCGCGACTACGCCGAGCATTCGATGGGCTCAAGCTCGGATGCCCGCGCCGCCGCCTACGTCGAGTGCATGACGAGCGACGGCCGCACCATCTGGGGCGTCGGCATCGACGAGGACGTCGCAACCGCCAGCGTGCGGGCCATGCTCAGCGCGGCGAACGCGGCCAGCAACGGCGCCTGA
- a CDS encoding I78 family peptidase inhibitor, giving the protein MTAHRPMMLAAALAGSLLALSACTADQAAPETAPPAPVAQSCGAEQLGSYVGQPASDEVLGLIRQWRGDNPIRVLKPGSAMTMDYRPNRLNVFLDTKGVIEKFECN; this is encoded by the coding sequence ATGACTGCACACCGCCCGATGATGCTCGCCGCCGCCCTGGCCGGCAGCCTCCTCGCATTGAGCGCATGCACCGCCGATCAGGCCGCGCCGGAGACCGCGCCGCCCGCGCCTGTCGCCCAGAGCTGCGGAGCCGAGCAGCTCGGTTCCTATGTCGGTCAGCCTGCGAGCGACGAAGTGCTCGGCCTCATCCGGCAATGGCGCGGCGACAATCCAATCCGCGTGCTCAAGCCCGGTTCGGCCATGACGATGGATTATCGTCCGAACCGACTCAACGTGTTCCTCGACACCAAAGGCGTGATCGAGAAATTCGAGTGCAATTGA
- a CDS encoding YceI family protein produces the protein MNRLLGAACALPPAIAFAAAFALSTPLPAQEAEADPAPAAPPSAFGKPDPSLVSGGHYVADPHHTLVEWSVDHLGFTPYFGIFGDATGTLDIDPKRPEQARVAMSIPVASVTVASAGLKSHLLKAPASEGGKPDFFGPKPEDARFVSTLVRITGDQQAEMTGNLTLNGITKPVTLQVLFHGAGTVPPQMGGGEGLGFDATGTLKRSDFGLDFGIPMVSDQVELKIAAAFMKDAAKAAP, from the coding sequence ATGAACCGACTGCTCGGCGCTGCCTGCGCCCTGCCGCCCGCAATTGCCTTTGCAGCTGCTTTCGCGCTTTCCACGCCGCTTCCTGCGCAGGAAGCGGAAGCCGACCCCGCACCTGCTGCACCACCCTCTGCTTTCGGCAAACCCGATCCATCATTGGTCAGCGGTGGGCATTACGTGGCCGATCCGCACCACACGCTCGTCGAATGGAGCGTCGATCACCTCGGCTTCACGCCCTATTTCGGGATTTTCGGCGACGCCACCGGAACGCTGGACATCGATCCCAAACGCCCCGAACAGGCGCGCGTTGCCATGAGCATTCCCGTGGCAAGCGTCACCGTCGCCAGCGCCGGATTGAAGAGCCACCTGCTCAAGGCCCCCGCCAGCGAAGGCGGGAAGCCCGACTTCTTCGGCCCCAAGCCGGAAGACGCGCGTTTCGTCTCCACCTTGGTCAGGATCACCGGCGACCAGCAGGCGGAGATGACCGGCAATCTCACGCTCAACGGCATCACCAAGCCGGTCACCCTGCAGGTTCTCTTCCACGGCGCCGGGACGGTGCCGCCGCAGATGGGCGGCGGCGAAGGACTTGGATTCGATGCGACGGGTACGCTCAAGCGCAGCGACTTCGGGCTCGATTTCGGAATTCCGATGGTATCCGATCAGGTCGAACTCAAGATCGCTGCCGCTTTCATGAAGGACGCAGCCAAGGCCGCGCCCTGA
- the ilvC gene encoding ketol-acid reductoisomerase, producing the protein MKVYYDADCDINLITGKKIAILGYGSQGHAHAQNLRDSGVKEVAIALREGSATAKKAEAAGFKVLTNKEAAAWADVLMILAPDEHQAAIYAADIHENLKPGAALAFAHGLNVHFGLIEPRADIDVFLIAPKGPGHTVRSEYQRGGGVPCLIAIHQDVTGNAQDIALAYASGVGGGRSGIIETNFREECETDLFGEQAVLCGGATALVQAGFETLVEAGYAPEMAYFECLHELKLIVDLMYEGGIANMRYSISNTAEYGDIKTGPRIITDETKKEMKRVLEDIQSGRFVKDFVMDNRAGQPELKASRKAALRHPIEETGAKLRAMMPWIGANALVDKTKN; encoded by the coding sequence ATGAAAGTCTATTACGACGCCGATTGCGACATCAACCTGATCACCGGCAAGAAGATCGCCATTCTCGGCTACGGCAGCCAGGGCCATGCCCACGCGCAGAACCTGCGCGACAGCGGCGTGAAGGAAGTGGCCATCGCGCTGCGCGAAGGTTCGGCAACTGCCAAGAAGGCCGAAGCTGCCGGCTTCAAGGTCCTGACGAACAAGGAAGCAGCCGCATGGGCCGATGTGCTCATGATCCTGGCGCCCGACGAGCACCAGGCCGCAATCTACGCCGCCGACATTCATGAGAACCTGAAGCCGGGCGCGGCGCTCGCCTTCGCCCACGGCCTCAACGTCCACTTCGGCCTGATCGAACCCCGCGCCGACATCGATGTCTTCCTGATCGCGCCGAAGGGCCCGGGCCACACCGTGCGTTCGGAATACCAGCGCGGCGGCGGCGTGCCCTGCCTCATCGCGATCCATCAGGACGTGACCGGCAATGCGCAGGATATCGCCCTCGCCTATGCTTCGGGCGTCGGTGGCGGCCGCTCGGGCATCATCGAGACCAACTTCCGCGAAGAGTGCGAAACCGACCTGTTCGGTGAGCAGGCCGTTCTGTGCGGCGGCGCGACCGCCCTTGTCCAGGCTGGTTTCGAAACCCTCGTCGAAGCCGGTTATGCGCCCGAGATGGCCTACTTCGAGTGCCTTCACGAGCTGAAGCTGATCGTCGACCTGATGTATGAAGGCGGCATCGCCAACATGCGCTACTCGATCTCGAACACCGCCGAATACGGCGACATCAAGACGGGTCCGCGCATCATCACCGATGAGACCAAGAAGGAAATGAAGCGCGTACTGGAAGACATCCAGTCGGGCCGTTTCGTCAAGGACTTCGTGATGGACAACCGCGCCGGCCAGCCCGAGCTGAAGGCTTCGCGCAAGGCTGCCCTGCGTCACCCGATCGAGGAAACCGGCGCCAAGCTGCGCGCGATGATGCCCTGGATCGGTGCCAACGCACTGGTCGACAAGACCAAGAACTAA
- the ilvN gene encoding acetolactate synthase small subunit, producing the protein MMHIKHEAEERHVLTVTVDNEAGILAKIAGLFTARGYNIDSLTVADITENHSVSRITIVTHGPPSQIDQIHAQLERLVPVHKVVDLTEVGPYVQRELALVKVAGVGEKRVEALRIADVFRAKPVDTTTGSFIFELTGAPDKIDTFVTLMRELGLVEVGRTGIVAMIRGAEEA; encoded by the coding sequence ATGATGCATATCAAGCACGAGGCCGAAGAACGGCACGTCCTGACCGTCACGGTCGACAACGAGGCCGGTATCCTCGCCAAGATCGCCGGTCTGTTCACCGCGCGCGGCTACAACATCGACAGCCTGACCGTGGCCGACATCACCGAGAACCACTCGGTAAGCCGGATCACGATCGTTACCCACGGCCCGCCGAGCCAGATCGACCAGATCCACGCTCAGCTGGAGCGCCTCGTACCGGTCCACAAGGTCGTCGACCTGACCGAAGTCGGCCCTTACGTGCAGCGCGAACTGGCGCTGGTGAAGGTGGCCGGCGTCGGCGAGAAGCGCGTCGAGGCGCTGCGCATCGCGGATGTGTTCCGGGCCAAGCCGGTCGACACGACCACCGGCAGCTTCATCTTCGAACTGACCGGTGCGCCGGACAAGATCGACACTTTCGTCACATTGATGCGCGAACTCGGCCTCGTCGAGGTCGGACGCACCGGCATCGTGGCGATGATCCGAGGGGCGGAAGAAGCCTGA